In Tessaracoccus sp. MC1865, the DNA window GCGGCGCTGCCCGCTTGAGGAGGTCGAAGCCCTCTTCCGTCATGGTGGCCTGCACGCCGCGGCCGTCGGAATCGCACGAATTGCGCGAGACCAGGCCCATCCGCTCCATACGCTTGACGGTGTGCGTCAACCGCGAACGGGAGTGGCCCACCGAGGAGGCGAGTTCGCCCATGCGCAGCGTGTGGTTGGGGGACTCGCTGAGCCGTACCAACACCTCATATTCGGGCAGCGAGAGGTTAAACTGGCTCAGCGCCTCGTCGAGGTACTCATTGATATGCGTGTTGGCCAGGAGGTAGCTCCGCCAGACACGTTGCTGGCTCTCCGTGAGCCAGCCTGCAACTGGTTCTGTCATGTGACCAGGATAGCACAATGGTTGAGGATTCAAGTAGTTGGTCCGCCAAATCCCTAGCCGACGCCGCAGCGGCACGTTAACCTAGCCTGCAACCGTTGAAAGGGACCCCATGGGACTTCGTGAAGAGATCATGTCGCTTTCGGCCGATTCGGTCGGCCAGATGCTGCGGCGGCGTGTGGCGGAGACGCCCGACAAGTTGGCGTTCATGTATCCCGACGGGAAGGCCGAGGGTCCCAACACCTGGAGCGCCCTCACCTGGCGCGAATCCAACGAGATCATCGACAAGCTCGGCGCGGGGCTCCTGGCCCGCGGGGTGAAGTACGAGGACCGGGTGGCGATCTGCTCCAGCACCCGCGTCGAATGGATCTTCATGGACCTCGCCATCGCCGTGGCCGCGGGGGCCACCACGACGGTGTATCCCAACACCGCCTCCGGCGACGTGCACTACATCGTCAGCGACTCCGGCTCCAGCGTCTTCGTGGCAGAGAACGCCGAACAGTT includes these proteins:
- a CDS encoding MarR family winged helix-turn-helix transcriptional regulator, whose protein sequence is MTEPVAGWLTESQQRVWRSYLLANTHINEYLDEALSQFNLSLPEYEVLVRLSESPNHTLRMGELASSVGHSRSRLTHTVKRMERMGLVSRNSCDSDGRGVQATMTEEGFDLLKRAAPHHVDSVRRVFVDAINPEDYAALGRAMQSALAVTD